In Stomoxys calcitrans chromosome 2, idStoCalc2.1, whole genome shotgun sequence, the following proteins share a genomic window:
- the LOC106096210 gene encoding neprilysin-4-like: protein MIWLVACCAGQQNLGYGRISPRQAKGEQILRHMNLNVNPCDDFYEFACGNWNTYNSAAKLNKSATGLFHSLREERDQKILHLLPLDEPQDTSADRKVKHFYRSCMNLPAFKQFYTAKLIAIMSEFGQMPALAGAAWREDQFDWQQTIAAIANRYGIIIITGTEVSVDFSDNSVNRLYVSEQQLTLESRSIYLEPKNKNFVQGYINSVATKLYLFLGIDINVARQTAAEIVHFETQLAAGTHDPQSLLKLTDLYKLSTFDEVQRQSYPYIDLKRIAQVSLGTLPNYHVYYNVNYLSNLIKTLQRTTKRVVANYIFYQLLNKFMIVIPENQQGLQDMCLKQMKGYFSKNFDNMLYRRYNNEQTEVGVNLMWQDIKAAFIEAMQSPHQYNWIREDTRRYAVEKVRHMKMEIVSYKNTNFEAYFHQMRVDGADYVENIRSLHIMGAQQRRAAIYSPPQPIDLSEKIATTPVNVLIENAVKVPISILQPHYAWDASFANAFNFGILGALLSHELIHGLDIHGRHHDINGNSLDWWDPNSMADFDRRSHCFNKQYQNFIFQGQHLPDMPAQGENIADNGGVRLAYAAYLKWYYNAMASNPQRVNEFMPPVNFGGRKLFFISYAQLWCNDITPSFRRYLASVDNHVPDRFRVIGPLSNFDEFSKLFQCPRGSGMNPHKKCEIY, encoded by the coding sequence ATGATATGGCTGGTAGCCTGCTGTGCTGGCCAACAGAATCTGGGCTATGGCCGCATTTCGCCTCGTCAGGCCAAGGGCGAGCAAATCTTAAGGCACATGAATCTCAATGTCAATCCTTGTGATGATTTCTATGAATTTGCCTGTGGCAATTGGAATACCTACAACTCGGCTGCCAAGCTTAATAAATCCGCCACAGGTTTGTTCCACAGCTTGCGTGAGGAACGAGATCAAAAGATCTTACATTTGCTGCCCCTCGATGAGCCCCAGGATACCAGTGCGGATCGCAAGGTGAAACATTTCTACAGATCCTGCATGAATTTGCCTGCCTTCAAACAATTCTACACTGCCAAGTTGATAGCCATAATGTCGGAGTTTGGTCAAATGCCCGCCTTGGCTGGGGCTGCCTGGCGAGAGGACCAATTCGATTGGCAGCAGACCATAGCGGCCATTGCCAATAGGTATGGCATCATAATCATCACAGGCACCGAGGTGAGTGTGGATTTTTCCGACAATAGTGTCAATCGTTTGTATGTCAGTGAGCAGCAATTGACCCTGGAGTCGCGTTCCATTTACCTAGAGCCCAAAAATAAGAATTTCGTACAGGGCTACATAAACTCGGTGGCCACCAAGTTGTATCTGTTTTTGGGCATCGACATCAATGTGGCCCGCCAAACGGCTGCCGAAATTGTCCACTTCGAAACGCAATTGGCCGCTGGCACTCATGATCCCCAAAGTCTGCTCAAGCTAACGGATCTGTATAAGCTCAGCACCTTCGATGAGGTACAACGCCAGAGCTATCCCTACATTGATCTCAAGAGAATAGCCCAAGTCTCCCTGGGCACTTTGCCCAACTACCATGTCTACTACAATGTCAACTATCTGAGTAATTTGATCAAAACCCTGCAGCGCACCACCAAGCGTGTAGTGGCCAATTATATTTTCTATCAACTGCTGAACAAATTCATGATTGTCATACCGGAGAATCAGCAGGGCCTGCAGGATATGTGCCTGAAACAAATGAAGGGCTACTTTTCCAAGAACTTCGATAACATGCTCTATCGGCGTTACAACAACGAACAGACCGAGGTGGGGGTGAATCTGATGTGGCAGGACATTAAGGCAGCCTTCATCGAGGCCATGCAGTCTCCCCATCAATACAATTGGATTAGAGAGGACACTCGCCGTTATGCTGTCGAAAAGGTGCGCCACATGAAAATGGAAATTGTCTCCTATAAGAATACCAATTTTGAAGCCTATTTCCATCAAATGAGGGTGGATGGTGCTGATTATGTGGAAAATATACGTTCCTTGCATATCATGGGGGCACAGCAGAGAAGAGCTGCCATCTATAGTCCCCCCCAGCCCATAGATTTGAGTGAGAAGATAGCCACCACCCCGGTCAATGTGTTAATAGAGAATGCTGTTAAAGTTCCCATTTCCATATTGCAGCCCCACTATGCCTGGGATGCCTCATTTGCGAATGCCTTTAATTTTGGCATTTTGGGAGCCCTCTTATCGCATGAGCTCATACATGGCCTGGATATACATGGGCGCCATCATGATATAAATGGCAACAGTTTGGATTGGTGGGATCCCAATTCCATGGCAGATTTCGATAGACGCTCGCATTGCTTTAACAAACAGTATCAGAATTTCATTTTCCAAGGTCAACATTTACCCGATATGCCTGCCCAGGGTGAGAATATAGCCGACAATGGTGGCGTTCGCTTGGCCTATGCTGCCTATTTGAAATGGTACTACAATGCCATGGCAAGCAATCCCCAGAGGGTTAATGAATTTATGCCTCCTGTGAATTTTGGTGGTCGCAAGCTTTTCTTCATAAGCTATGCCCAGCTGTGGTGTAATGATATTACGCCCAGTTTCAGGCGTTATCTAGCCTCCGTTGATAATCATGTGCCGGATAGATTTAGGGTTATTGGTCCTctatcgaattttgatgaattttcaaaacttttccaATGTCCTAGGGGTAGTGGCATGAATCCCCACAAGAAATGTGAGATTTATTAG
- the LOC106096228 gene encoding neprilysin-4 — protein sequence MPKYSIAILILSVFATKDPQPVQAADENPTNAESLESARHAKTQEIRKYMNETVDPCDDFFEFACGNWRTHHPASKSTKQTRAFMMAVNVIDSKLPSLLMAENETDTETEIKIKTFYKSCMAAYPVNRSVYNQELTAIANDFFDNPQLLGNETWPEEENFNWLKTVANIYHKYGLKIILGYDIKADINDKDAHTMTLTGHKSEMPDGTHIGIALQRLLRTDGHKSFKLGQEIFGFHQALMKIAAHNEDYTIIEIDELIAKHADEIDLGLYFNISYGSVPHGEIIYNPKHLSSLVKLLNETPRQVVALYLHFHVFIDFLDMWPSRKSDFKMYCANKIKKQFPDVVSFMFYGNYNVQKAEQQVANIWQDIKMSLGLLLESRNLSWFDDETRESALEKWHWVQMMVPSYQDGYLEQLYKDLVFQPQAHYLDNLKALKTFKAARKRALLNQAPPMDQLLSMTTPIYSLVKNSILVPVSMLNTSYFYSPYDPVVLQMARLGFLLGHEILHGFSGSGRQFDRLGQYFGEANDDMEQIYHDRNECLQEQYHNQTYGGSAVPLGDQDENEADIGGILLALLSYHRWREHEKRTQAELDLEILPALNYTTDQLFFIYYGQTWCADTHKSVRSMIIQNDDHAPDELRVYVPLTNFKEFSEAFQCPLGSKMNPVKKCGTY from the coding sequence ATGCCAAAATATTCCATTGCAATCCTTATACTCTCTGTTTTTGCCACCAAAGATCCACAACCCGTGCAGGCAGCAGATGAAAATCCAACCAATGCTGAAAGTTTGGAATCAGCTCGCCATGCAAAAACACAAGAAATACGCAAATATATGAATGAGACGGTAGATCCTTGTGATGATTTCTTTGAATTTGCTTGCGGCAATTGGAGAACCCATCACCCGGCCTCGAAGAGCACTAAACAAACCCGAGCATTTATGATGGCTGTCAATGTGATAGATAGCAAACTTCCCAGCTTATTGATGGCAGAGAATGAAACGGATACGGAAACtgagataaaaataaaaacattctaTAAATCCTGCATGGCTGCGTATCCGGTGAATCGTAGTGTATATAACCAGGAACTTACAGCGATTGCGAATGACTTTTTTGATAATCCGCAATTGTTGGGCAATGAAACATGGCCAGAGGAGGAAAATTTCAATTGGCTGAAAACGGTGGCAAACATCTACCACAAGTATGGGCTAAAAATTATTCTGGGCTATGATATCAAAGCGGATATCAATGATAAGGATGCTCATACCATGACCTTGACAGGGCATAAGTCTGAAATGCCAGACGGTACCCATATTGGTATAGCTTTGCAAAGACTTCTTCGCACAGATGGCCACAAGAGCTTTAAACTGGGCCAGGAAATATTTGGATTTCACCAAGCCCTGATGAAGATTGCCGCCCACAACGAAGACTACACCATCATAGAAATAGACGAGTTAATAGCCAAACATGCCGACGAAATAGACTTGGGTTTGTACTTCAATATTTCTTATGGTTCTGTACCCCATGGTGAAATTATCTACAATCCCAAACATTTGAGCTCCCTTGTGAAACTACTCAACGAAACTCCTCGCCAAGTGGTGGCCTTGTACTTGCATTTTCATGTCTTCATCGATTTCCTTGATATGTGGCCATCGCGAAAGAGCGATTTCAAAATGTATTGTGCGAATAAAATCAAAAAGCAGTTTCCCGATGTGGTGAGTTTCATGTTCTATGGAAACTACAATGTACAAAAAGCCGAGCAACAGGTGGCCAACATATGGCAGGATATAAAAATGTCCTTGGGATTATTACTTGAGTCCAGGAATCTCAGCTGGTTTGATGATGAGACACGTGAGAGTGCTTTGGAAAAATGGCATTGGGTTCAGATGATGGTGCCTTCATATCAGGATGGTTATCTGGAGCAGCTATACAAAGATCTGGTGTTCCAGCCCCAGGCGCATTATCTGGATAATCTAAAGGCATTAAAGACGTTTAAAGCAGCCCGCAAAAGAGCTTTATTGAATCAGGCACCTCCTATGGATCAACTTTTGAGTATGACCACTCCCATCTATTCGTTAGTGAAAAATAGCATTCTGGTACCCGTTTCAATGCTCAACACTTCCTACTTCTATTCCCCCTACGACCCTGTTGTGCTACAAATGGCCCGCCTAGGTTTTCTATTGGGCCATGAAATTCTTCATGGCTTCAGTGGTAGCGGTCGTCAATTTGATCGTCTGGGCCAGTATTTTGGCGAAGCCAATGATGATATGGAACAAATATACCATGATCGCAATGAATGTCTGCAGGAGCAATACCATAATCAAACTTATGGTGGCAGCGCGGTGCCCCTAGGTGACCAGGATGAAAATGAGGCTGATATTGGAGGAATTCTATTGGCCCTGCTTAGCTATCATCGTTGGCGTGAGCATGAGAAACGCACTCAAGCCGAATTGGATTTGGAAATTTTACCCGCTTTGAATTACACCACAGATCAGTTGTTCTTCATCTATTATGGCCAAACATGGTGTGCCGATACACATAAATCGGTGCGTTCTATGATCATTCAAAATGATGATCATGCTCCTGACGAATTGCGAGTGTATGTACCGTTGACCAACTTTAAGGAGTTCTCTGAGGCTTTTCAATGTCCTTTGGGTTCGAAAatgaatccggtgaaaaaatgtGGCACCTATTGA
- the LOC106096233 gene encoding neprilysin-4-like — translation MPQRLKIAYLFLLACISIKTLNGLPVSGESSSQVYSENELRERKAKEMLSYMNDTSDPCEDFYEFACGNYAQQNPIQQQQQYGINPLEILDMDMRKKLKEMLEKNSTKDSLSTRQVKNFYRSCLHTEKSQSSYAAKLRELINEIGTMPWMKEDITGANEDKTFDWSHIITQIQYNTGIGIIMDISADRDFKDHTKIRLYVGEPKFALQQKSLYLEQEFERERQSHIKSMVTTLESIFGENEEEDEDEIIWKVAEEILDFEIALAQQMSDGRENTQLGELLNLTEVTDLKKKFKNHLDFEKVIRETMGFVPHEDIYVQHAYIENALTIISQTPARIVANYIFFTYVNKFVLPFARMNREGFWLSCLDVTKEYFYKKLDNMLYRNSFDPEMVMAIQGMWLKLKATFGEIFLSPRLQWMKRQTKDYALQKLNKIRFEIKSYATHNFSQEYSELNLKDNDYIENLKSLLKWRAKNARNNFNKNQHSIDYGATSSNGPIYSDMENSINLPVGFLQPTYFWSPSYAQAYNFATLGSAIAHEIIHAFDDKGCHFDALGNERPWWDIESEQEFQERKKCFIDQYQKYTNRSDILVPAKEMQGENIADNGGIHLSYTAYSKWLETAAGAQAEMENFPGLNYTATQLFFISYGQVWCSNLDSEYDDIQQATGNYAPERFRAIGPVSNYEEFAKAFRCPLGSAMNPIRKCVIY, via the coding sequence ATGCCGCAGCGTCTAAAAATCGCATACCTATTTCTGTTGGCATGCATATCGATAAAGACTTTAAATGGGCTTCCTGTCTCAGGCGAGTCAAGTAGCCAGGTGTACTCCGAAAATGAATTGCGTGAGAGAAAGGCCAAGGAAATGCTAAGCTATATGAATGACACCTCAGATCCATGTgaagatttctatgaatttgCCTGTGGCAATTATGCCCAACAAAATcccatacaacaacaacaacagtatggCATAAACCCTCTCGAGATATTGGACATGGACATGAGAAAGAAACTGAAAGAGATGTTGGAGAAAAATTCCACCAAAGATTCCCTAAGTACCAGGCAAGTAAAAAACTTTTATCGATCCTGTTTACATACTGAGAAATCGCAGAGTTCTTATGCAGCTAAACTAAGGGAGCTCATTAATGAAATTGGCACAATGCCATGGATGAAAGAGGACATCACAGGGGCGAATGAAGACAAGACATTTGATTGGTCTCACATAATAACGCAAATTCAATACAATACAGGCATTGGAATTATCATGGATATTTCTGCCGATAGAGATTTCAAAGATCACACCAAAATCCGGCTTTATGTGGGAGAGCCTAAGTTTGCCTTGCAACAGAAATCCCTTTATCTTGAGCAGGAATTTGAACGAGAAAGACAGTCGCATATAAAAAGTATGGTCACTACATTGGAATCCATTTTCGGTGAAAACGAGGAGGAGGACGAAGACGAGATCATTTGGAAAGTTGCTGAGGAAATTCTGGATTTTGAAATTGCCTTGGCCCAGCAGATGTCAGATGGCAGGGAGAACACACAACTTGGCGAATTGCTGAACCTAACGGAGGTAACagatttaaaaaagaaatttaaaaaccaTTTAGATTTTGAAAAGGTCATTAGAGAAACCATGGGCTTTGTGCCCCACGAGGATATCTATGTACAACATGCCTATATTGAGAATGCCTTAACGATTATTTCCCAAACACCAGCCAGAATTGTGGCTAACTACATATTTTTCACCTATGTCAACAAATTCGTATTGCCCTTTGCCAGGATGAATAGAGAGGGCTTTTGGCTTTCCTGCCTGGATGTAACCAAAGAATATTTCTACAAAAAACTGGACAATATGCTGTATCGTAATTCCTTCGACCCAGAAATGGTGATGGCCATTCAAGGAATGTGGCTAAAATTAAAGGCCACTTTTGGAGAAATCTTTCTATCGCCCAGACTCCAATGGATGAAGAGGCAAACCAAAGATTATGCCCTACAAAAACTAAATAAGATACGTTTCGAAATCAAAAGTTATGCtacacacaatttcagccagGAATATTCCGAGTTAAATCTCAAGGATAATGAttacatagaaaatttgaaatcgCTGCTTAAGTGGCGTGCCAAAAATGCtcgaaacaattttaataaaaaccagCATTCGATTGATTATGGAGCTACTTCCTCAAATGGTCCCATATATTCTGATATGGAAAATTCCATAAACTTGCCAGTGGGGTTTTTGCAGCCTACATATTTCTGGTCTCCCTCCTATGCTCAGGCTTATAATTTTGCAACCTTGGGCTCAGCCATAGCACATGAAATTATTCATGCCTTCGATGATAAAGGTTGTCATTTTGATGCTTTGGGTAATGAGAGACCCTGGTGGGACATTGAATCGGAACAAGAATTTCAAGaacgaaaaaaatgtttcattgaTCAATATCAAAAATACACCAATCGCAGTGATATTCTGGTGCCGGCGAAAGAAATGCAAGGAGAAAACATAGCCGATAATGGAGGCATCCATTTGTCATATACGGCCTATAGTAAATGGCTGGAAACGGCTGCAGGCGCACAGGCAGAAATGGAAAACTTTCCAGGTCTTAACTACACAGCCacacaattattttttatcagCTATGGCCAGGTTTGGTGTTCCAACTTAGATTCCGAGTATGACGATATACAACAAGCGACCGGTAATTATGCTCCGGAAAGATTTCGAGCAATAGGTCCGGTATCCAACTATGAGGAGTTTGCAAAAGCATTTCGGTGTCCATTAGGTTCAGCAATGAATCCCATAAGAAAATGTGTAATTTATTAA
- the LOC106096229 gene encoding neprilysin-4, which translates to MLLKITKVFVMITTLWGMTQAASLGADEQRQRRQKSEEIRKYMNLSANPCNDFYEFACGNFARYNPTEIQVDIFSILEREYEEKQVNVLTRESAGDTDMEKNVRNFYKSCLHIDLRMFKDKLKAIVQEFGKMPALEGNRWRENDFDWLKTIAEISHKYDVQLLMRYELGNDISDSSKRWLKLYWEDMQESLAALIIRSNHGITEQTVIASKLKTYLGLDQNTANRVAKDIADFKASLATACPASGVTVNAPTLTVDKMQRKYMPDVDVRRFLEISLGSNIPRNYKIEDHLATCHQNIVHTLKRTPKRTVANYVFYYLLKPFMMLQVPGQQQELCKIETTTHFASEMDFMAYRKEVSQQMENDLKHFWVTIKSTFQSILQSPRLSWIKDNTRKAALDKVRQMKLEFGQYERNMFSEKYSQLRLYRNDYLQNMKAILAYKAAEAHRKFNASSNPQQKVAEREGSPFTSRLKNTVIFPVSSLQPHYLWSGSSPNALKFGTLGFLASHELVHGFDDKGVFYDNNGQFKRWWDNLSFLSLHSRLDCFTEQYKRYNYMGESQSENIADNGGLRLAYEAYVKWYEDTLRFHQSVGEETLPRLNYNNRQLFFIAYGQMFCSNTRPELSTLDTSAFGHVPHKYRVNGPLSNLEEFSKEFNCPRGSNMNPSDKCVMY; encoded by the coding sequence atgctgttaaaaattacaaaagttTTTGTTATGATTACAACTCTATGGGGTATGACACAAGCGGCGTCGCTTGGCGCCGATGAGCAAAGGCAAAGGCGTCAAAAATCCGAAGAAATTCGCAAATATATGAACCTAAGCGCAAATCCTTGCaatgatttttatgaatttgcCTGCGGCAATTTTGCCCGCTACAATCCCACCGAAATTCAGGTGGACATTTTCTCTATACTGGAGAGGGAGTATGAAGAAAAACAGGTCAATGTTTTGACCCGTGAGTCAGCTGGTGATACAGACATGGAGAAGAACGTGAGAAATTTCTACAAGTCCTGCCTGCACATTGATTTGCGCATGTTCAAGGATAAACTTAAGGCCATAGTGCAGGAGTTTGGCAAAATGCCTGCCTTGGAGGGCAATCGATGGCGTGAAAATGATTTTGATTGGCTAAAAACCATAGCAGAGATTTCCCATAAATATGATGTGCAGCTGCTGATGCGCTATGAGCTGGGCAATGATATTTCAGACAGCAGCAAGCGTTGGCTGAAACTATACTGGGAAGATATGCAGGAAAGTTTGGCCGCCCTCATAATACGCAGCAATCATGGCATTACCGAGCAGACGGTTATTGCCAGTAAATTGAAGACCTATTTGGGCTTGGATCAAAACACTGCCAATCGAGTGGCCAAGGATATAGCAGACTTTAAGGCCAGCCTGGCCACCGCCTGTCCTGCCTCGGGTGTTACTGTCAATGCCCCAACTCTGACCGTGGATAAAATGCAACGCAAATATATGCCCGATGTGGATGTGAGACGTTTCCTGGAAATCTCTTTGGGCTCAAATATACCTCGCAATTACAAAATAGAAGACCACCTGGCCACTTGTCATCAAAATATCGTCCACACCCTGAAGCGCACTCCCAAAAGAACAGTGGCCAATTATGTTTTCTATTATCTGCTTAAGCCCTTTATGATGCTGCAAGTCCCCGGGCAACAGCAGGAGTTGTGTAAAATAGAGACCACCACTCATTTTGCCAGCGAAATGGATTTTATGGCCTATCGCAAGGAGGTGTCTCAGCAAATGGAAAAtgatttgaaacatttttgggtAACCATCAAATCGACGTTTCAAAGTATACTGCAATCGCCTCGCCTCAGTTGGATTAAGGACAATACCCGCAAGGCAGCCTTGGACAAAGTGAGGCAAATGAAATTGGAATTTGGTCAATATGAGCGCAACATGTTTTCGGAGAAATACAGCCAACTACGGCTGTACCGCAATGATTATCTGCAGAATATGAAAGCCATATTGGCCTATAAGGCAGCAGAAGCTCACAGAAAATTCAATGCATCCTCGAACCCACAACAAAAGGTGGCTGAGCGGGAAGGCAGCCCCTTTACCAGCCGCCTCAAAAACACTGTCATATTCCCCGTATCCTCCCTACAACCGCATTATCTATGGTCGGGCTCTTCACCGAAtgccttaaaatttggcaccttGGGTTTTCTGGCCTCCCACGAGCTGGTCCATGGTTTCGATGACAAGGGGGTGTTCTATGACAACAATGGTCAATTTAAGCGTTGGTGGGACAATTTGTCTTTCCTCAGTCTACACAGTCGCCTGGACTGTTTTACTGAACAATATAAACGCTATAATTATATGGGCGAATCCCAATCCGAGAATATAGCCGATAATGGTGGTCTGCGCTTGGCCTATGAGGCCTATGTCAAATGGTATGAGGACACTTTGCGTTTCCATCAGAGTGTGGGAGAGGAAACATTGCCGCGTCTCAACTATAATAATAGGCAGTTGTTTTTCATAGCCTATGGTCAAATGTTTTGCAGCAACACTCGCCCAGAGCTTAGTACTTTAGATACCTCGGCTTTTGGCCATGTGCCTCATAAGTATAGGGTAAATGGGCCTCTGTCGAATTTGGAGGAATTTTCCAAGGAATTCAATTGTCCCAGAGGCAGCAATATGAATCCTAGTGATAAATGTGTTATGTAttag